One window of the Dehalococcoidia bacterium genome contains the following:
- a CDS encoding ABC transporter substrate-binding protein, with product MEAISRRTFLAASAAMAGSGLLAACAGAPTGQPGTTQAPAGPRRGGVIVYGSPIDPLTLDAHAVADNYTRRIAYAIYDPLVRESPDKTEILPALAERWEQAADGMSWTLSLRRGVKFHDGTPFNAEAAKFNLDRQIDPNHPNNRDGNWLFYRLFLTPIASVDIVDEYTIRLNLRQRYAPLMNYLTTNPSYMISPKALQELGRGVADRPVGTGPFRFVSWQKGQQVTLERNPEYWGQTAYADQLIVRAIPDAQARLLALQTGQVNFTVDLPPDSVDLVRGDSRLRVQQRVSRQHWAIQLNQRFQPFTDPRVRLAVSLALDRTALTRDVLRGTGQPARGPFSPAFGEWVAPDLPANDNDPDRARQLLRQAGYDTLEVRFLIPSGGTGMQQPVPMAEFIQSKLAAVGIRVTLEVQEFAAYVQRWNAGDYQMSARGISSVTFDPDNYLNSLFNSINFPPQGLNTAFYRNERFDELATTVRRESNPTVRRNACHEAQRILMNDMPWVFVDHEIALWYHAAEVNGFVMRDNVEVDWNLLYLA from the coding sequence ATGGAAGCGATTTCGCGTCGAACCTTTTTGGCAGCGTCAGCCGCAATGGCAGGCTCCGGCCTGCTTGCTGCCTGCGCCGGGGCGCCCACGGGGCAGCCGGGCACCACGCAAGCTCCTGCGGGCCCGCGCCGCGGCGGCGTGATCGTCTACGGTAGCCCGATCGATCCGCTGACCCTCGACGCCCATGCGGTCGCTGACAACTACACCCGCCGGATCGCCTACGCGATCTACGACCCCCTCGTCCGCGAGTCTCCCGATAAGACGGAGATCCTCCCCGCGCTCGCCGAGCGGTGGGAACAGGCAGCCGACGGCATGAGCTGGACCCTCTCGCTCCGTCGGGGCGTCAAGTTCCATGACGGAACCCCCTTCAACGCAGAAGCGGCGAAGTTCAACCTCGACCGCCAGATCGACCCCAACCATCCGAACAACCGGGATGGCAACTGGCTGTTCTACCGGCTTTTCCTCACGCCGATCGCGAGCGTCGACATCGTCGACGAGTACACGATCCGGCTCAACCTCCGGCAGCGCTACGCGCCGCTGATGAACTATCTGACAACGAACCCCAGCTACATGATCAGCCCGAAGGCGCTGCAGGAGCTTGGCCGAGGAGTGGCGGACCGGCCGGTCGGCACGGGCCCGTTCCGATTTGTCTCTTGGCAGAAAGGACAGCAGGTGACGCTCGAGCGGAACCCCGAATACTGGGGGCAGACCGCCTATGCCGACCAGCTGATTGTGCGCGCCATCCCCGATGCCCAAGCGCGGCTGCTCGCCCTGCAGACCGGGCAGGTCAACTTCACCGTCGACCTGCCGCCGGACTCAGTGGACCTCGTCCGAGGCGATAGCCGGCTGCGGGTGCAGCAGCGGGTAAGCCGCCAGCACTGGGCGATACAGCTGAACCAACGGTTTCAGCCATTTACCGACCCGCGCGTTCGCCTCGCGGTCAGCCTCGCCCTTGACCGGACGGCCCTCACCCGCGATGTGCTTCGGGGAACGGGGCAGCCTGCGCGGGGCCCCTTCTCTCCGGCCTTCGGCGAATGGGTCGCTCCTGACCTGCCGGCGAACGACAACGACCCAGACCGGGCGCGGCAGCTGCTCCGGCAGGCGGGGTACGACACCCTCGAGGTGCGGTTCCTTATTCCGTCCGGAGGCACCGGCATGCAGCAGCCAGTGCCGATGGCCGAGTTCATCCAAAGCAAGCTGGCGGCGGTGGGGATTCGCGTGACGCTCGAAGTCCAGGAATTCGCCGCCTATGTCCAGCGCTGGAACGCCGGCGACTACCAGATGAGCGCGCGGGGGATCTCCTCGGTCACGTTCGACCCCGACAATTACCTGAACAGCCTCTTCAATTCGATCAACTTCCCGCCGCAGGGGCTGAACACCGCGTTCTACCGCAATGAGCGGTTCGACGAACTGGCGACGACGGTCCGCCGAGAGAGCAACCCGACCGTTCGCCGCAATGCCTGCCACGAAGCGCAGCGCATCTTGATGAACGATATGCCGTGGGTCTTCGTCGACCACGA
- a CDS encoding Gfo/Idh/MocA family oxidoreductase translates to MAKKRYKVGAIGTAWAAQSPLPTFASYPDVELYAICSARLERAKAAAAQFGAPLAFDDYRAMVALPEIDIVYIGAPVYLHHPMTVAAAEAGKHILCEKPAAVNAQQAREMLDAAERHGVAHISAFTMRFFPHTMYIKQLVDEGFLGQVRHISIEQWAGWPAGMPPRPWTWLNDAALGGGYLGAMGSHYIDLVRYWFGEWATATGQLRTWNPDCLDEQGGIKKATADDAFALLGTLENGAVVTIQLGFGNRAGSGFRLQIYGSDSSIMVDNDLNVHIAGPHDRALQPVKTPEPVFPEMAARSAVPRFGLLVHKLIDAIENGSDQHPNLVDSLRCQEVIDAVHRGNASGLPPVSQAAAVS, encoded by the coding sequence GTGGCGAAGAAGCGCTATAAAGTCGGCGCGATCGGCACCGCTTGGGCCGCCCAAAGCCCGCTTCCCACCTTCGCAAGCTACCCGGATGTCGAGCTGTACGCAATCTGCAGCGCTCGGCTGGAACGGGCCAAGGCTGCGGCCGCCCAGTTCGGCGCTCCGCTCGCCTTCGACGACTACCGCGCGATGGTGGCGCTTCCCGAGATCGATATCGTCTATATCGGCGCGCCCGTCTACCTCCACCACCCCATGACCGTCGCCGCCGCCGAGGCAGGGAAACATATCCTCTGCGAGAAGCCGGCAGCGGTCAACGCCCAGCAAGCGCGCGAGATGCTCGACGCCGCTGAGCGCCACGGCGTCGCCCACATCTCCGCGTTTACGATGCGGTTCTTCCCCCACACGATGTACATCAAGCAGCTCGTCGATGAGGGATTTCTCGGGCAGGTCCGCCACATCTCTATCGAGCAGTGGGCCGGCTGGCCGGCAGGGATGCCGCCGCGCCCGTGGACCTGGCTGAACGACGCAGCGCTCGGCGGCGGCTACCTCGGCGCAATGGGCAGCCACTACATCGACCTTGTTCGCTACTGGTTCGGAGAGTGGGCAACGGCGACCGGCCAACTGCGCACCTGGAACCCCGACTGCCTCGACGAGCAGGGAGGAATCAAGAAGGCGACGGCCGACGACGCCTTCGCGCTCCTCGGCACGCTCGAGAACGGCGCCGTCGTCACGATCCAGCTCGGCTTTGGCAACCGCGCCGGCTCGGGGTTCCGGCTCCAGATCTATGGCAGCGACAGCTCGATCATGGTCGACAACGACCTGAACGTGCACATCGCTGGACCTCACGACCGCGCGCTTCAGCCGGTTAAAACGCCCGAGCCGGTCTTCCCGGAGATGGCGGCGCGCTCGGCAGTTCCCCGCTTCGGACTGCTCGTCCATAAGCTGATCGACGCGATCGAGAACGGCAGCGACCAGCATCCGAACCTCGTCGATTCGCTCCGCTGCCAAGAGGTGATTGACGCCGTTCACCGCGGGAACGCGAGCGGGCTTCCGCCTGTCAGTCAGGCAGCAGCGGTATCCTGA
- a CDS encoding class I SAM-dependent methyltransferase produces MTTTQKPTLEEKMAVIGSPPPGAPAYAGPPMTFELWLSKYFPAIHKIKQKIKFRMLEQMDGPFDATDLMPPGATQPAKYPAYFFMKPVHTFPTPGGLDPAFGPYHGEFQKRTTFYFTQPETIKYWLKKVYGDLKPQRAIDLACGIGATTFVMAELWPECEVIGIDLSPSNIRYARKLAQERGVNNIFFYHMDAGDCSYYPDDYFDVVNESYCLHEMPTYHSRAVVKEMIRLAKPGHLITFFDWPPAETPGDLARREEIAKRGSEPFMLQYLDLRLEQYLVELGLEDVHRPVRAGANMLVVARKPARKAAPQEPAAAS; encoded by the coding sequence GTGACCACAACCCAGAAACCGACCCTTGAAGAGAAGATGGCGGTAATCGGCTCGCCCCCTCCCGGCGCCCCAGCGTATGCCGGCCCGCCGATGACTTTCGAACTGTGGCTTTCCAAGTACTTCCCGGCCATTCACAAGATCAAGCAGAAGATCAAGTTCCGCATGCTCGAGCAGATGGACGGACCGTTCGACGCGACCGACCTGATGCCTCCGGGCGCGACCCAGCCGGCGAAGTACCCTGCCTACTTCTTCATGAAGCCGGTCCACACCTTCCCGACACCGGGCGGTCTCGACCCCGCCTTCGGGCCGTACCACGGCGAGTTTCAAAAGCGGACGACCTTCTACTTCACCCAGCCCGAGACGATCAAGTACTGGCTGAAGAAGGTGTATGGCGACCTCAAGCCGCAGCGCGCGATTGATCTCGCCTGCGGCATCGGCGCGACGACGTTCGTCATGGCCGAACTGTGGCCGGAATGCGAAGTCATCGGGATCGACCTCTCGCCCTCGAACATCCGCTATGCGCGCAAACTCGCCCAAGAGCGGGGCGTCAACAACATCTTCTTCTATCACATGGACGCCGGCGACTGCTCTTACTACCCGGACGACTACTTCGACGTCGTCAATGAGAGCTACTGTCTCCACGAGATGCCGACGTACCACAGCCGCGCCGTCGTCAAAGAGATGATCCGGCTCGCAAAACCCGGCCATCTCATCACCTTCTTCGACTGGCCGCCCGCGGAAACGCCGGGCGACCTCGCCCGCCGCGAGGAGATCGCGAAGCGCGGGTCGGAGCCGTTTATGCTGCAGTATCTGGACCTGCGGCTGGAGCAGTACCTCGTCGAACTCGGCCTTGAGGATGTCCACCGGCCGGTGCGCGCCGGGGCGAACATGCTTGTCGTCGCCCGCAAGCCCGCCCGCAAGGCGGCACCGCAAGAGCCGGCGGCCGCGTCCTAA
- a CDS encoding ABC transporter substrate-binding protein, which yields MGGPLRSLVSRLGFIAVLVISACAPAPTGAPASPATGEERAEQQRLNIILGSLVSNLTPAAGSSGYWYYSPLYDSMVVFGDNFEVKPAVLTKWDLAPDGRKWTLTVRDDMNWPDGAKLTAEDVAFSYNLYTEQRWPAKVSFFNTVVRATALNATTVELELSAPDASVVAGSAYAYVIPKHYYERVGFEGFSQRPMGSGPYELVEWVPGDTIRYKKRPVKHAFRAPVADELYFKAIIENSQKINGLRTGEFDIITFTSFTAEQIDQLKRLNMVIFADESTNWSITFPQVAYEQRDTPLKDKRVRLAFNYAVDKQAMADNLFRGYAKPSPQQYSIPSSPYWDPTNTVIPYDPAMARRLLAEAGYPNGFRLPYGIDNAPAQSPVEPLLAVQSYLRDVGVEFEIHSQEWSVILAKVRGQGGLIPDLWAQGNTDSTGFASGIRSFWGCGKPIPNGQWYCNPEWDRLMAQAVTEVDPAKRRQLFLQANRIWKEDVPMLYLLIQPTFHVTTPKVKGWKPVNFVIYNFDSAYKIK from the coding sequence ATGGGGGGTCCATTGCGTTCGCTCGTTTCGCGCCTCGGCTTTATTGCGGTCTTGGTCATTTCAGCATGCGCGCCAGCGCCGACTGGGGCTCCGGCTTCCCCTGCCACTGGCGAGGAGCGCGCCGAGCAGCAGCGGCTGAACATCATCCTAGGAAGCCTCGTCTCAAACCTCACCCCCGCAGCGGGAAGCTCGGGCTACTGGTATTACTCGCCGCTCTACGACTCGATGGTAGTGTTCGGCGACAACTTCGAAGTGAAGCCGGCTGTGCTGACAAAGTGGGACCTCGCGCCTGACGGCCGGAAATGGACGCTCACTGTCCGTGACGACATGAACTGGCCGGATGGCGCCAAACTGACTGCGGAGGATGTGGCGTTCAGCTACAACCTGTACACAGAGCAACGCTGGCCGGCGAAGGTGTCGTTCTTCAACACGGTCGTCCGGGCAACCGCGCTGAACGCGACGACCGTCGAGCTGGAGCTATCGGCGCCGGACGCGAGCGTGGTGGCAGGGTCGGCCTACGCTTACGTCATCCCGAAACATTACTACGAGCGCGTCGGCTTTGAGGGCTTCTCGCAGCGTCCGATGGGCAGCGGTCCCTATGAACTGGTCGAATGGGTGCCGGGCGATACGATCCGCTACAAGAAGCGCCCAGTCAAGCACGCCTTCCGCGCCCCGGTGGCGGATGAGCTCTACTTCAAGGCGATCATTGAAAACTCGCAGAAGATCAACGGTCTGCGCACCGGCGAGTTCGACATCATTACCTTCACTAGCTTCACCGCCGAGCAGATCGACCAGCTGAAGCGGCTGAACATGGTCATCTTCGCCGACGAGTCGACGAACTGGTCGATCACCTTCCCGCAGGTCGCCTACGAGCAGCGCGACACGCCGCTGAAAGACAAGCGCGTGCGACTCGCCTTCAACTACGCCGTCGATAAGCAGGCGATGGCCGACAACCTGTTCCGCGGCTACGCGAAGCCGTCACCGCAGCAGTATTCCATCCCGTCCAGCCCCTATTGGGACCCGACGAACACCGTCATTCCCTATGATCCGGCGATGGCGCGGCGCCTGCTCGCCGAAGCGGGCTACCCGAACGGCTTCCGGCTCCCCTACGGCATCGACAACGCTCCGGCGCAATCTCCCGTCGAGCCGCTGCTTGCCGTCCAGAGCTACTTGCGGGATGTCGGGGTCGAGTTCGAGATCCACTCCCAGGAGTGGTCAGTCATCCTTGCGAAAGTGCGCGGCCAAGGCGGGCTGATCCCCGACCTGTGGGCGCAGGGGAACACCGACAGCACCGGCTTCGCCAGCGGCATCCGCTCTTTCTGGGGGTGCGGCAAGCCGATCCCGAACGGCCAGTGGTACTGCAACCCGGAATGGGACCGGCTGATGGCCCAGGCTGTCACCGAGGTCGACCCTGCTAAGCGCCGCCAGCTCTTCCTCCAAGCGAACCGGATCTGGAAGGAAGACGTGCCGATGCTCTATCTGCTCATCCAGCCGACCTTCCACGTCACGACGCCCAAGGTGAAGGGCTGGAAGCCCGTCAATTTCGTCATCTACAACTTCGACAGCGCCTACAAGATCAAGTAA
- a CDS encoding CAP domain-containing protein, whose translation MTLVDLQLLIPLSLGALTGLRRGFLLGLCDLLGLAGSVWLAALLFAPLAALAAAPLGQPAWVVNLLTFGALVISFQLGYGLILLPWLARVRRLVTSTFFLTWLDIAAGVIPGAVKGLLLVAIVLIALGIWPIFPPARAAIEASQAGKLVLPWVRQVEPWAAGLVSRLGIPAPVGVTDGALPLLFPARATIDPQAEEELLALVNAERQKHALAPLIPDARLRDLARAYAQTLYAAGLLSHTGPDGSTPAERLQRAGVRVGTSGENLAFAPTARSAHEVLMASPSHRANILSPRYRRAGFGVAAGPSGILVVQQFTD comes from the coding sequence GTGACCCTCGTCGACCTCCAACTGCTCATCCCGCTCTCGCTCGGCGCGCTCACGGGGTTACGCCGCGGGTTTCTTCTCGGCCTCTGCGACTTGCTCGGGCTTGCCGGATCGGTCTGGCTGGCGGCTCTGCTGTTTGCGCCGCTTGCAGCGCTGGCGGCAGCCCCCCTCGGACAGCCAGCGTGGGTCGTGAATCTGCTCACCTTCGGAGCGCTCGTTATCTCCTTTCAACTGGGCTATGGGCTGATCCTCCTCCCCTGGCTCGCTCGGGTTCGTCGCCTCGTCACCTCGACGTTCTTCCTCACTTGGCTCGACATCGCAGCCGGCGTCATCCCCGGCGCCGTCAAGGGACTGCTCCTCGTCGCGATCGTGCTCATTGCCCTCGGCATCTGGCCGATCTTTCCTCCTGCCCGCGCTGCGATCGAGGCGTCGCAGGCGGGCAAGCTCGTCCTGCCGTGGGTCCGGCAAGTTGAGCCCTGGGCCGCCGGGCTGGTCAGCCGGCTTGGCATCCCCGCGCCGGTGGGGGTGACCGATGGAGCACTCCCGCTTCTCTTCCCGGCCCGCGCCACGATCGACCCCCAGGCCGAAGAGGAGCTCCTCGCCCTCGTGAATGCCGAGCGGCAGAAACACGCGCTCGCTCCCCTTATTCCTGACGCGCGCCTGCGCGACTTGGCGCGCGCCTACGCCCAGACGCTCTACGCAGCGGGCCTCCTCTCGCACACCGGTCCCGACGGCTCAACACCGGCCGAGCGGCTGCAGCGTGCTGGGGTCCGCGTTGGGACGAGCGGCGAAAACCTCGCCTTCGCGCCGACCGCGCGCAGCGCGCACGAGGTGCTGATGGCGAGCCCCTCTCACCGCGCGAACATCCTCTCCCCGCGCTACCGCCGAGCCGGCTTCGGGGTCGCTGCCGGACCGTCGGGAATCCTCGTCGTGCAGCAGTTCACCGACTGA
- a CDS encoding UvrD-helicase domain-containing protein: protein MSDACPRAEERPLPLTSGEDPILRGLNDDQRDATTTIRGPLLILAGPGSGKTRVISHRVAYLIRTIGVSPRRIMAVTFTNKAARELIDRIERLVGNRADQLAAGTFHALCAQILRAEGKAIGIDPHFHIFDDDDQLRVMKWVLAELRLDERQINPKAVLNAISRLKAELLPPDQETARYARTYFEEIVHRAYALYQERLRESRGLDFDDLIAETVRLFCLVPAVAERYQERYLHVMVDEFQDTNIAQYELVKILAAKHRNLAVVGDPDQSIYRFRSADIRNILNFERDFPDAKVVVLTKNYRSTQYILDAAAGIIAANTQRKPKELVADRGRGRKIVVRELANEEEEATEVAREIERLMREEQRSYRDFAVMYRTNGQSRPLEERFNAYAIPYRLVGGTRFYERKEVKDVLAYLRILQNPLDAVSLTRILNVPPRGIGQKTVDDLVRLSRAASQPLWTTLTAVQRGDHDLGGRARGAIAAFVALIEELRSESEERPLPELIEEVVRRTGYYEFLAPATAEGSDRLENIRQLAAASSEFASFPPRQALTAFLEKVALLTAVDQTDSSADAVTLITLHAAKGLEFPVVFIIGLEEGLLPHSRAIQAEQESLEEIEEERRLLYVGVTRAQERLYLFRAYRRNLWGRNDPQPPSRFLDDIPPETREPETIVIRHAAFSLPLVRAGSLTQGRGKAASSPPFKPGDRVRQALLGEGTVIQLAPLRDDLEVTVAFRNPKVGIRKLLQSIAKLEKIPGR from the coding sequence CGTGCCGAAGAGCGCCCGCTGCCGCTGACAAGCGGGGAGGACCCGATCCTCCGCGGCCTGAACGACGACCAGCGCGACGCCACCACAACTATCCGTGGCCCGCTGCTCATCCTCGCCGGACCCGGGAGCGGCAAGACGCGGGTCATCAGCCACCGCGTCGCCTATCTCATCCGAACGATCGGTGTCTCCCCGCGCCGCATCATGGCGGTCACTTTTACCAACAAGGCGGCGCGCGAACTGATCGACCGGATCGAGCGCCTCGTCGGCAACCGCGCCGACCAACTGGCGGCGGGCACCTTTCATGCGCTCTGCGCCCAGATCCTGCGCGCGGAGGGCAAAGCAATCGGGATCGACCCGCACTTTCATATCTTCGACGATGACGATCAGCTCCGCGTCATGAAATGGGTGCTCGCCGAGCTGCGGCTCGATGAGCGGCAGATCAACCCAAAAGCGGTGCTCAACGCCATCAGCCGGCTGAAGGCGGAGCTTCTCCCGCCCGACCAGGAGACAGCGCGCTACGCCCGCACCTATTTCGAGGAAATTGTTCATCGCGCTTACGCCCTCTACCAAGAGCGGCTTCGGGAGAGCCGCGGGCTTGATTTCGACGACCTGATCGCCGAGACGGTTCGCCTCTTCTGTCTGGTGCCTGCCGTCGCCGAGCGCTATCAAGAACGCTACCTCCACGTGATGGTGGATGAGTTCCAAGATACGAACATCGCCCAATATGAACTGGTGAAGATCCTCGCCGCGAAACATCGCAATCTCGCCGTCGTCGGCGACCCCGATCAGTCGATCTATCGGTTCCGCTCCGCCGATATTCGCAACATTCTCAACTTTGAGCGTGACTTTCCCGATGCCAAAGTTGTCGTCCTGACAAAGAACTATCGCTCGACGCAATACATCCTCGACGCGGCCGCAGGAATCATCGCGGCCAACACGCAGCGCAAGCCGAAAGAGCTGGTCGCGGACCGGGGAAGAGGACGAAAGATCGTCGTTCGGGAGCTGGCGAACGAGGAAGAGGAGGCAACCGAAGTCGCGCGGGAGATCGAACGCCTCATGCGCGAGGAGCAGCGGTCGTATCGCGATTTCGCGGTGATGTATCGGACGAATGGACAGTCGCGGCCGCTTGAAGAGCGCTTCAACGCCTACGCCATCCCGTATCGCCTGGTGGGCGGAACGCGCTTCTACGAACGCAAAGAGGTGAAAGACGTCCTCGCCTACTTGCGGATCCTCCAGAACCCGCTCGACGCCGTGTCGCTGACCCGCATCCTCAATGTGCCGCCGCGCGGGATCGGCCAGAAGACGGTCGATGACCTCGTGCGGCTCTCGCGGGCAGCCAGCCAGCCGCTCTGGACAACGCTCACCGCAGTCCAGCGGGGCGACCATGACCTCGGCGGACGCGCGCGCGGCGCGATCGCCGCTTTTGTCGCCCTGATCGAGGAGCTCCGCTCCGAGAGTGAGGAGCGCCCCCTGCCCGAGCTGATCGAGGAGGTGGTACGCCGCACAGGCTACTACGAGTTTCTCGCGCCGGCCACCGCTGAAGGATCAGATCGGCTCGAAAACATCCGCCAGTTGGCCGCCGCTTCCTCCGAGTTTGCGTCCTTCCCGCCGCGCCAAGCGCTCACTGCCTTCCTCGAGAAGGTTGCCCTCCTGACTGCGGTCGACCAGACCGACAGCTCTGCCGACGCCGTGACGCTGATCACGCTCCACGCTGCCAAGGGGCTGGAATTTCCCGTTGTTTTCATCATCGGGCTCGAGGAGGGGCTCCTGCCCCACAGCCGCGCGATCCAGGCTGAGCAGGAGAGCCTCGAGGAGATCGAGGAGGAACGGCGGCTGCTCTACGTCGGCGTCACCCGTGCCCAAGAGCGGCTCTACCTCTTCCGCGCCTATCGGCGCAACCTCTGGGGGCGAAACGACCCGCAGCCGCCGTCGCGCTTTCTCGACGACATCCCGCCCGAGACCCGCGAGCCGGAGACGATCGTCATCCGCCACGCAGCGTTCAGTCTGCCGCTGGTGCGCGCCGGCAGCCTGACGCAGGGGCGCGGCAAGGCGGCCAGTTCCCCGCCCTTCAAGCCGGGCGACCGCGTCCGTCAAGCACTGCTCGGCGAGGGAACCGTCATCCAGCTCGCACCGCTCCGCGATGACCTCGAAGTGACGGTCGCCTTCCGCAACCCGAAGGTCGGCATCCGGAAGCTCTTGCAGAGCATCGCGAAGCTCGAGAAGATCCCCGGCCGGTGA